The nucleotide sequence AATAGAAAGATTAGGCAGCCGCTCTCCAACCCATACTTCTCCAGCGTTCCTTCTTCTTAAAATCCGTAACTGTGGAATAATATAAGGTGCGAACGGAATGTTGGCTCATTCCCAAATAATATGCAATTTTTCTAAAGCTCTTTTCTTCGGGAACCCCGGAATGTCGATCGGACCAATGTTTTCTGGCTCCATTCCATCTGGTCCTATTCTGCGATTCAGTATGATATAGGGATTGGAACAATCGTTTCAGTTGATCCTCAGCATTCCTCTTTCGGATCCTGCTCCTGATCTCTTCCTCCCGGTCCGAATCGAAGTACTGTCGGATCCCCAGTCCCAGCCAACTCAATCTCTGTTTAAATATCCTGCATTCCTTTAGATTCAGTCGTATCCTATGCTTCATCTTGATTACTAGAGAAGCCAGCGGATCCAATTGATCGAGTGTCTCTCTTACCAGAAGAGAGATCTCCTTAGCTTGCTCCAATATGTCTTGGGTAAAATCATACGTGCTCGCCTTTGGAAATCGATCCGTATAGAAATCGTCGGTGACGATCTCCATCTTAGCGCGGATCACATTCTTCTTTTTCTGGTTCAAGACCAAATGTTTAACGTATGTAGTTAAGAATGCCGGGAAATTCGTATAATTCCCTTCTTGGTATACTTTCATTATATGTTCCACATCATGAACCAATTTCAAAACAATATCAGCGCAAGAATCGTCGTCTAAACGGAATTTTCTCCTGGAGAGCGCCCAGGCCCAACCCCAAGCCTCCTTTAAGAAAAGATCAGGATCCCCATTTCTATAATAGAACTCCAGAGAGGAGATCAGCTTCTGGTCCCATTCCAAATTTGAATACATGCGTCGGATTTAAGAAGAAGGTTCTTCCTACACGAGTATTATAAAGTCGGAATGAGGCGCATTATATCCTGAATTCGGAATTAAAGCGTAATTATGATCTCTTTTCCTATATTCGAACGAAGTTGAAACCTAAAACCATATATGTAGGGTCTTAAGAATGA is from Leptospira langatensis and encodes:
- a CDS encoding RNA polymerase subunit sigma-70 encodes the protein MYSNLEWDQKLISSLEFYYRNGDPDLFLKEAWGWAWALSRRKFRLDDDSCADIVLKLVHDVEHIMKVYQEGNYTNFPAFLTTYVKHLVLNQKKKNVIRAKMEIVTDDFYTDRFPKASTYDFTQDILEQAKEISLLVRETLDQLDPLASLVIKMKHRIRLNLKECRIFKQRLSWLGLGIRQYFDSDREEEIRSRIRKRNAEDQLKRLFQSLYHTESQNRTRWNGARKHWSDRHSGVPEEKSFRKIAYYLGMSQHSVRTLYYSTVTDFKKKERWRSMGWRAAA